The Streptococcus downei MFe28 DNA window ATTCTCAACGGTCAGGACATTACCAAAATCAAGGAAGGCAAGTTAGCCAACTATCGGTTGAAAAATTTAGGCTTCGTCTTCCAGGAGTTTAACCTTCTAGACACCCTCTCGGTTCGGGATAATATCTTTCTTCCCTTGGTGCTGGACCGCAAGGGTTACCAGGAGATGTCCCATCGTTTGCAGGATTTGGCGCCTCTTTTGCGGATTGGAGATTTGCTGGATAAGCGCCCCTTTGAGCTATCTGGTGGTCAGAAGCAGCGGGTGGCTATCGCTAGGAGTCTGATTACCAATCCACAGATTCTGCTAGCAGATGAACCGACAGCAGCTCTAGATTTTCGCAATTCAGAAGACCTGCTCAACCTTTTTGAAACCATTAATCAGCAAGGGCAGATCATTCTCATGGTTACCCACTCAGCAATTGCAGCCAGCCATGCCAAGCGTGTCCTTTTCATCAAGGATGGTCGCATTTTTCACCAATTTTATCGTGGGGAGAAGACCAATCAGGATTTTAGTAAGGAAATTTCCTTGGCCGTGTCAGCCTTGTTAGGAGGTGATTAGGATGTTCTATCTCAAACTAGCAATACGTAATCTGAAAAACTCCCTTGGCCAATATGGTCCCTTTATGCTGGCCAGCCTCCTCCTCTTTTCTTTGACCTGCTCAACCCTCTTGATTTTACTCAGTCCCATGGGGGAGGGAATGAGCATAGGTGCCATGACCTTGGTACTGGGTGCAATTGTCCTCTCTATTTTCTCCCTGATTATGGAGCGTTATAGCTATAAGATCCTGCTCAAGCAAAGGAGTCGAGAATTTGGTCTCTACAATATCTTGGGCATGAATAAGCGTCAGGTCGGTTGGATAGCGACTATAGAGCTAGGTCTAATTTTTCTTGGCCTTATGGTCTTTGGTATCATTTT harbors:
- a CDS encoding ABC transporter ATP-binding protein, coding for MLLEINHLEKVFRTRFSKEETRALQDVDFKVDDGEFIAIMGESGSGKTTLLNILATLEKPSKGSVILNGQDITKIKEGKLANYRLKNLGFVFQEFNLLDTLSVRDNIFLPLVLDRKGYQEMSHRLQDLAPLLRIGDLLDKRPFELSGGQKQRVAIARSLITNPQILLADEPTAALDFRNSEDLLNLFETINQQGQIILMVTHSAIAASHAKRVLFIKDGRIFHQFYRGEKTNQDFSKEISLAVSALLGGD